From a region of the Butyrivibrio sp. AE3004 genome:
- a CDS encoding methyltransferase family protein: protein MNMRLFTKAITKFVVGVLIIGALIFIPAGTFFFFRGWLLMGILFVPMFFAGLFMLIKCPELLEKRLNVKEEQNEQKMVIIMSAIMFIAAFVIAGLNYRFGWIVMPLWVSYAAAAVFLFAYILYAEVLRENAYLSRTVEVQENQKVIDTGLYGIVRHPMYMTTFLLFLSMPIVLGSIISFLITLIYIPIIGKRIRNEEKVLEEGLEGYAEYKKRVKYKVIPFIW from the coding sequence ATGAATATGAGGTTGTTTACCAAGGCTATAACAAAATTTGTTGTTGGAGTATTGATCATAGGAGCGCTTATATTTATTCCTGCCGGGACCTTTTTCTTTTTCAGGGGATGGCTGCTTATGGGGATACTGTTTGTTCCTATGTTTTTTGCAGGGCTGTTTATGCTGATAAAATGTCCCGAACTCCTGGAAAAAAGACTGAATGTAAAGGAAGAACAAAATGAGCAGAAAATGGTTATAATCATGAGCGCTATCATGTTTATTGCCGCATTTGTGATTGCAGGATTAAATTACAGATTTGGATGGATTGTAATGCCCTTATGGGTGTCATATGCAGCTGCTGCTGTTTTTTTGTTCGCATATATTCTGTATGCTGAAGTTCTTAGAGAAAATGCCTATCTTTCAAGAACGGTGGAGGTGCAGGAAAATCAGAAGGTGATTGATACGGGACTTTACGGCATTGTCCGTCATCCTATGTATATGACAACCTTTTTGCTTTTTTTATCGATGCCGATTGTTCTGGGATCGATCATATCTTTTTTGATAACACTTATATATATTCCGATAATAGGAAAACGCATAAGGAACGAAGAAAAAGTTCTTGAAGAGGGACTTGAAGGATATGCGGAATATAAAAAACGCGTAAAATACAAAGTTATTCCCTTTATATGGTGA
- a CDS encoding glycoside hydrolase family 27 protein, with the protein MEEKMLTPDRISKDGRFDSFENGHVLHKKKKNHLPAMGWNSWNAFGSGNTEELTRIMADRMVLLGLDKLGYEYVILDDGCYKPERVDGKLSNEENKFPNGFKALSDYIHSKGLKFGMYNDIGTNLCAGAAVGTCGHEKEDAGSYIEWGVDFLKVDNCYYPFDNATFSNPENAAYTFAPAIKKIRLINKADEGDNSKGQILKAADGRITGTRAKIEDDYATGIGTYDGTGPEASPVGTRCSELVFDVLADADEADFELLIEYGLGKTEGIGNWVQIAVNDELIFDDFISEEGRPSEKKAEVNEEKEESPKITFEWSKPFAIKLKKGMNHIRLMNHRRQENTLNSYARLLKELNEISPDNDIIYSACEWGKTHPQNWAYKVCDSWRILNDITFRVGSDGDPGHGAWVQDYTTSVTTQYSKAVIMDGFAGLSKGWNDPDMLMIGMDGLDEVQCKTHMTMWCMMNSPLMLGLDLRRVTKGDSIYNIIANEDMIALNQDPKGIQAKRVFSTAAKGEPDKEYIRDIDRVDILVKPLVNDEFAISFINVSDKDKNGEISITTDEIAKFLGEQIVRADKYTVKDLWTKDVSENSTGVFKVQGLKACDNVTLRVLPVK; encoded by the coding sequence ATGGAGGAAAAGATGCTTACACCCGACAGAATTAGCAAAGATGGACGTTTTGACAGCTTTGAAAACGGACATGTTTTACATAAGAAAAAGAAGAATCATTTACCTGCAATGGGATGGAACAGTTGGAACGCTTTTGGAAGCGGAAATACAGAGGAATTAACCAGGATAATGGCAGACAGGATGGTCCTTCTTGGGCTTGATAAACTTGGTTATGAATATGTAATTCTGGATGACGGATGCTATAAACCTGAAAGAGTAGACGGAAAGCTATCAAATGAAGAAAACAAATTTCCAAATGGCTTTAAGGCATTGTCCGACTACATACATTCAAAGGGATTAAAATTCGGAATGTACAATGACATAGGAACCAACCTTTGCGCAGGGGCTGCAGTGGGAACCTGTGGTCACGAGAAGGAAGATGCAGGAAGCTACATAGAATGGGGCGTTGATTTTCTGAAGGTTGATAACTGTTATTATCCCTTTGACAATGCTACTTTTTCAAATCCGGAGAATGCCGCTTACACATTTGCACCTGCGATCAAGAAAATCAGATTAATAAACAAAGCTGATGAGGGTGATAATTCTAAAGGCCAGATCCTGAAAGCAGCTGACGGCAGAATAACGGGAACACGTGCAAAGATAGAGGATGACTATGCGACAGGAATAGGGACCTATGACGGAACAGGACCTGAAGCTTCTCCTGTCGGAACAAGATGCAGCGAGCTTGTGTTTGATGTTTTGGCAGATGCTGACGAAGCGGACTTTGAGCTTTTAATTGAATATGGTCTTGGAAAAACGGAGGGGATAGGCAACTGGGTTCAAATTGCGGTTAATGATGAACTGATATTTGATGATTTTATTTCCGAAGAGGGACGCCCTTCAGAGAAAAAAGCTGAGGTAAATGAAGAAAAAGAAGAAAGCCCTAAAATTACGTTTGAATGGAGCAAACCTTTTGCAATAAAGCTCAAAAAGGGAATGAATCATATAAGACTGATGAATCACAGAAGGCAGGAAAATACGCTTAATTCTTATGCCAGACTTTTGAAGGAACTAAATGAGATAAGTCCTGATAACGACATAATTTATTCAGCTTGTGAATGGGGAAAGACACATCCTCAGAACTGGGCTTATAAGGTATGTGATTCGTGGCGCATTTTAAATGATATTACTTTCCGTGTCGGAAGTGACGGAGATCCGGGACATGGAGCATGGGTTCAAGACTATACCACGAGCGTGACAACACAGTATAGCAAGGCTGTTATTATGGACGGGTTTGCCGGTCTTTCAAAAGGATGGAACGATCCGGATATGCTTATGATAGGAATGGATGGTCTAGATGAAGTTCAGTGTAAAACCCATATGACCATGTGGTGTATGATGAACTCACCACTCATGCTTGGCTTAGACCTTAGAAGAGTCACTAAAGGAGATAGTATATATAACATTATCGCAAATGAGGATATGATAGCACTGAACCAGGATCCTAAAGGTATACAGGCTAAGCGAGTGTTCTCAACTGCAGCTAAAGGAGAGCCGGATAAGGAATATATAAGGGACATAGACCGTGTTGATATTCTGGTTAAGCCTCTTGTAAATGATGAATTTGCGATAAGCTTTATCAATGTAAGTGATAAGGATAAGAACGGAGAAATAAGCATTACGACCGATGAAATTGCAAAATTTCTGGGAGAACAAATCGTAAGGGCTGATAAGTATACAGTTAAAGACCTTTGGACTAAAGACGTATCTGAAAATAGTACAGGAGTATTTAAGGTGCAGGGATTAAAGGCCTGTGACAACGTTACTTTAAGGGTTTTGCCTGTGAAATAA
- a CDS encoding GGDEF domain-containing protein: MTARSTNYYGYDKETLNECTELINSTNKKHAEILNLWFFIVNALCVFFSAFGLFSVNQSELGLYAVYAAISIVFFIISKFCVKKETTLRVSVIVLTIILIWTTYGILISVDQPYMAATLFMVMMVVLALSFIATMFRATACLVVCTTIFAMSSYQVKTAAIASQDIYNSIIIMMLSLGLHFAFQRARVQQFVTFQKNIQIQRELEIKSSFDALTSLLNRGRFFSIAANILVNPHNEFMAICLIDLDEFKQINDKLGHQMGDKAIQIAGQTIIDILGMDLSEKWSFQEKVLKQRGSFPGRLGGDEFIIFIRGKKGREEITEILQNILKSLNQVEVGELHGIHASFGVTEITPEDNDIDVAYKRADEALYESKRAGKNQIRFKDAPG; this comes from the coding sequence ATGACTGCACGAAGTACGAATTATTACGGCTACGACAAAGAAACTCTAAATGAATGCACAGAGCTTATCAACAGTACAAATAAAAAACATGCAGAGATTTTGAATCTGTGGTTTTTTATTGTTAATGCTTTGTGCGTATTTTTTTCGGCTTTTGGTCTTTTTAGCGTTAATCAGAGTGAACTTGGATTATACGCAGTCTATGCTGCCATATCTATTGTCTTTTTTATTATATCCAAATTTTGTGTAAAAAAAGAAACAACTTTGAGAGTATCGGTTATAGTGCTGACTATTATCCTGATATGGACTACCTATGGCATACTGATTTCAGTGGATCAGCCTTACATGGCTGCTACATTATTTATGGTAATGATGGTAGTTCTGGCACTCTCATTTATTGCAACAATGTTCAGAGCGACCGCGTGCCTTGTGGTGTGTACGACAATTTTTGCGATGTCTTCATATCAGGTAAAAACTGCGGCAATTGCAAGTCAGGATATCTATAATTCGATCATCATTATGATGCTTTCACTGGGACTTCATTTCGCCTTTCAGAGAGCAAGAGTTCAACAGTTTGTTACCTTTCAGAAAAATATTCAGATTCAGAGAGAACTGGAAATAAAGTCCAGCTTTGATGCGCTGACCTCTCTTCTAAATCGCGGAAGATTCTTTTCTATAGCTGCGAATATTCTGGTAAATCCACATAATGAATTCATGGCAATATGTCTGATCGACCTTGATGAGTTCAAGCAGATAAATGATAAGCTTGGTCATCAGATGGGAGATAAGGCTATCCAGATTGCGGGACAGACTATAATAGATATTCTTGGTATGGACTTGTCTGAAAAATGGTCATTCCAGGAAAAGGTTTTAAAGCAGAGAGGAAGCTTTCCCGGCAGGCTTGGAGGAGACGAGTTTATTATTTTTATAAGAGGTAAAAAGGGTCGGGAGGAAATTACAGAGATACTGCAGAATATATTGAAGTCACTAAATCAGGTGGAGGTCGGAGAACTGCACGGAATTCATGCTTCCTTTGGAGTCACTGAGATTACTCCTGAGGATAATGATATAGATGTTGCTTATAAACGTGCTGATGAAGCATTATACGAATCTAAGAGAGCGGGAAAGAACCAAATTCGATTCAAGGATGCACCTGGATAA
- a CDS encoding GNAT family N-acetyltransferase has protein sequence MHRLYENDDIVVFWNSDKCFHAKRCVHGSPGCFDPSRKPWIDLNRAETKQIWQAISECPSGALSCLYRHEIDVVIDVENCRSIAFDGDKEIGECNYRVSEEGWNIYHTGVQDDYTGKGIAKRLVYKVIEEAERNHAQIAATCSYAAKVIRE, from the coding sequence ATGCATAGACTATATGAAAATGATGACATTGTAGTTTTTTGGAATTCCGATAAGTGTTTTCACGCAAAAAGATGTGTACATGGGAGCCCCGGATGCTTTGATCCTTCAAGGAAACCATGGATTGATTTAAATCGTGCTGAGACAAAACAGATCTGGCAGGCGATTTCGGAGTGCCCGTCCGGAGCGCTTAGCTGCCTGTACAGACATGAAATAGACGTTGTTATTGACGTAGAAAATTGCCGGAGCATAGCTTTTGACGGTGATAAAGAAATAGGAGAATGTAATTACCGGGTATCTGAAGAAGGATGGAATATCTATCATACTGGAGTGCAGGATGATTATACGGGGAAAGGGATAGCTAAGCGCCTGGTATATAAGGTCATTGAAGAAGCAGAACGAAATCATGCTCAGATAGCTGCGACCTGTTCATATGCGGCTAAGGTTATACGTGAATAA
- a CDS encoding MBL fold metallo-hydrolase — MAVKFMRTGQQGILMWDEATGEKIGIDLFLSDMEGRQIKNPVNIEDLSDVSLLFGTHDHVDHIDRDAWVKIAKVHSHIKFVAPKYFEDTLPKETGIAEDSFIFVDEGISADEGDIHIEAVPAAHEFLDTREDGLHPYLMYIVSFKGKKICHMGDTCLYEGVYQKLREKGPFDVMFLPINGRDAKRLRDNCIGNMTYQEAADLAGVLKPALAVPGHYDMFEFNGADPKEFVDYVEIKYPDQKALAYEVGVPFSV; from the coding sequence ATGGCAGTAAAGTTTATGCGCACCGGACAACAGGGAATTCTCATGTGGGATGAGGCTACAGGAGAAAAAATAGGAATAGATCTGTTTTTATCCGACATGGAAGGAAGGCAGATTAAGAACCCTGTAAATATCGAGGATTTAAGTGACGTATCTCTTTTGTTTGGAACTCATGATCATGTGGACCATATAGATAGAGATGCATGGGTGAAAATCGCAAAGGTACATTCGCATATCAAATTTGTTGCCCCCAAATATTTTGAAGATACACTTCCAAAGGAAACAGGGATAGCTGAGGATAGCTTTATTTTTGTGGATGAAGGGATAAGTGCGGATGAGGGGGACATTCATATTGAGGCTGTTCCTGCTGCGCATGAATTTCTTGATACCCGGGAGGACGGGCTTCATCCATATCTTATGTATATAGTTTCTTTTAAGGGAAAAAAGATATGTCACATGGGAGATACCTGCCTATATGAGGGAGTTTATCAAAAGCTAAGGGAAAAAGGACCTTTTGACGTAATGTTTTTGCCCATAAACGGACGTGATGCAAAAAGACTACGTGACAATTGCATCGGAAATATGACTTATCAGGAAGCTGCGGATCTTGCGGGAGTTCTTAAGCCTGCGCTTGCTGTTCCGGGGCACTATGATATGTTTGAATTTAACGGTGCGGATCCTAAGGAATTTGTAGACTACGTTGAAATAAAGTATCCGGACCAGAAGGCCTTGGCATATGAAGTCGGAGTACCTTTTTCGGTATAG
- a CDS encoding HD-GYP domain-containing protein produces the protein MILMRKRDFNLLIFFIIVFVVLALITGYKHYKSKRRTVMLLELLIGIVEADNPNLDGHSLHVHNLTMLLYEFMPYFTKLKVNEMDLHYASLLLDIGKRGIPCQIMDRAGKLGQTDWDIIKKHPEIALEMMKDVPGFEKVFSYILYHHERMDGKGYHQLSGEQIPFGARMIAVTDTYSAITMNRSYRPSLSYAEAISELRMAAGTQLDEEIVNYFCNIPMKKIDACMEDVRNKMERFSDDRRGNT, from the coding sequence ATGATTTTAATGAGAAAAAGAGATTTCAATCTGCTCATCTTTTTTATAATTGTATTCGTAGTGCTTGCGCTTATCACCGGGTATAAGCATTACAAGAGCAAAAGACGAACAGTCATGCTGCTTGAGCTACTGATAGGGATTGTAGAAGCGGACAATCCGAATCTTGACGGTCATTCATTACATGTTCATAATCTGACGATGCTGTTATACGAGTTTATGCCTTATTTTACCAAGCTCAAAGTAAATGAGATGGATCTTCACTATGCATCTTTACTGCTGGATATCGGAAAAAGAGGGATTCCCTGTCAGATAATGGACAGAGCAGGTAAGCTTGGACAGACGGATTGGGACATAATAAAGAAACACCCTGAAATAGCCCTTGAAATGATGAAGGATGTTCCGGGATTTGAGAAGGTGTTTTCTTACATCCTCTATCATCATGAGAGGATGGACGGCAAAGGATATCATCAGCTTAGCGGTGAGCAGATACCCTTTGGAGCAAGGATGATAGCTGTAACAGATACCTATTCGGCTATAACGATGAATCGATCATACAGGCCTTCACTATCCTATGCAGAAGCAATCTCCGAGCTGCGTATGGCTGCAGGAACACAGCTTGATGAAGAGATTGTGAATTACTTTTGCAATATACCGATGAAAAAAATTGATGCCTGTATGGAAGACGTAAGAAATAAAATGGAGAGGTTTTCGGATGACAGAAGGGGGAATACCTGA
- a CDS encoding GGDEF domain-containing protein, translated as MYKRINFLIIALLTFIVLISICHFLFLPKYTQSVKTLDNGWTVEHNEKTYENMSSESIGKLFSSIKKGEVVKLSNTLPQSSDYTFPTLMFLSRYSAVEVYIDKELFLSKYTDYLNEDRFIGCTYNVVTIPLKDKDTQLDIYLYISEDSAYSYFNSPTYGEYHDVVRAFIFKNMFPLATSIFLIIFGIAFLIITLSFYKTLPSILSQLFSSILFIFLGIWMLSYFRLIDFFINTYGKATEIEYLSLYIMVPLTYLIIGCIEEHYKDWIFLVIASTSSIICIFLILLHFTGIARMNQTLRYFQCISLMCSVFLIVIIIKDIKQKKLLPSEIIQLIGLVFFSFSYIINFIAFTLEILHIVPASLVTVRLIPMGGLIFVFANLINYFIYISESFAMRKEYASLTHLAYADGLTDLPNRSRYDKYMADLDSGSDDYCIISLDLNGLKEINDKSGHAAGDKYLLEFSSVLKQCFEDKGFIARIGGDEFVAILKEPYFEEVDNILTRLKDALEVKNILYPGFRRSVASGYAFSTEVPQKDSHSVYLLADKRMYENKKIMHAKLGIAARL; from the coding sequence ATGTATAAACGCATAAATTTCCTTATAATCGCACTACTTACTTTTATTGTCCTAATTTCAATATGCCATTTTTTATTTCTTCCCAAGTATACGCAGTCTGTGAAGACTTTGGATAATGGCTGGACCGTGGAGCATAATGAGAAAACATATGAAAATATGTCCTCTGAATCAATAGGCAAGCTTTTCTCTTCCATAAAAAAAGGGGAAGTTGTAAAGCTTTCAAATACTCTGCCCCAAAGCTCAGACTACACATTTCCGACACTCATGTTTCTCTCAAGATACTCCGCTGTCGAGGTATATATTGATAAAGAATTGTTTCTTTCCAAGTATACCGATTATTTAAATGAAGATCGTTTTATCGGATGCACTTACAATGTTGTGACCATCCCTTTAAAAGATAAAGATACACAGCTTGATATTTATCTGTATATCTCAGAAGACAGTGCATACAGCTACTTTAACTCTCCGACCTACGGAGAATATCATGATGTTGTAAGAGCCTTTATTTTCAAGAATATGTTTCCTCTTGCAACCTCAATATTCCTCATTATTTTCGGTATAGCCTTTTTGATCATCACTCTCAGTTTTTACAAAACATTGCCAAGCATCCTTTCTCAGTTGTTTTCATCCATACTGTTTATTTTTCTTGGAATATGGATGCTTAGCTACTTTAGGTTAATAGATTTCTTTATCAACACCTATGGCAAGGCAACCGAAATCGAATATTTGTCACTCTACATAATGGTCCCTCTGACATACCTGATAATAGGCTGTATTGAGGAGCACTACAAAGACTGGATTTTCCTTGTCATTGCAAGCACGAGTTCCATTATTTGCATTTTTCTGATTTTGCTTCATTTTACAGGCATAGCACGCATGAATCAGACTCTTCGCTATTTCCAGTGTATCTCTCTTATGTGTTCCGTTTTCCTTATTGTTATAATAATTAAGGATATAAAACAGAAAAAGCTGCTGCCATCTGAGATCATACAGCTTATAGGTCTGGTATTTTTTTCGTTCTCATACATAATTAATTTTATTGCTTTCACATTGGAGATTTTACATATAGTCCCCGCATCTCTCGTAACTGTAAGACTTATACCAATGGGCGGCCTTATTTTCGTGTTTGCAAACCTGATAAACTACTTTATCTATATTTCAGAGTCCTTTGCCATGCGAAAAGAATATGCATCCCTCACTCACCTTGCTTATGCAGACGGTCTTACAGATCTTCCGAACAGATCCAGATACGATAAGTATATGGCAGATCTTGATTCCGGCTCTGATGATTACTGTATAATAAGCCTGGATTTAAACGGCCTTAAGGAAATTAATGATAAATCCGGCCATGCCGCAGGTGATAAATATCTTCTTGAATTTTCATCTGTTCTAAAACAGTGCTTTGAGGATAAGGGATTTATCGCCAGAATTGGCGGAGATGAATTTGTTGCTATATTAAAAGAGCCATATTTCGAAGAGGTTGATAACATCCTTACAAGGCTTAAGGATGCCCTGGAAGTCAAAAATATTCTTTATCCCGGCTTTAGAAGAAGTGTAGCTTCAGGATATGCTTTCAGCACTGAGGTTCCACAGAAAGACTCCCACAGCGTTTACCTTCTCGCCGACAAACGAATGTATGAAAATAAAAAGATAATGCATGCAAAGCTTGGAATTGCAGCAAGATTATAA
- a CDS encoding extracellular solute-binding protein, producing the protein MKVKRLFSVMLIVALMTGVLSCGQKNMNKDVSGVDPDTAPHITVALRSGVYSDAIKSCIVKFETNNQVICDVLELGEDELHSAILDDSENAEGQYDLCMVDGSWMAEMTGRDVLLNLSEEGYELDDDIIKATKAICYKDGNVYLAPYYGNVTVLLFNKKVIDQAGFSPEQITSLEDIKKICTAAKNKGNLGFMYRGDSPNNYVVDFLPILRSYGGWVVDENNNPTINTKEFKNALIFYMDLIDTGKAESRDSLIMAIANGAAAMAVGWPGWYTPTARSSSDYIAITGKVTNDSEEYNANVYGIWTVGIPKNSTKKDLAILLLKYLMDPEVQKGTIEYGGVPCRYSSLTDEEVIKENPPFKAVFKALENGVYRPVMEEWPDFYTILGNKMELIINGEKGIDEGLNEAQAELEEMLNRKE; encoded by the coding sequence ATGAAGGTGAAAAGATTATTTTCCGTCATGCTGATAGTGGCCCTTATGACCGGAGTTTTGTCATGCGGACAAAAAAATATGAATAAGGATGTCAGCGGAGTTGACCCGGATACGGCACCGCATATTACGGTGGCACTAAGATCAGGTGTATATTCCGATGCCATAAAGTCATGCATTGTCAAATTTGAAACCAATAACCAGGTAATCTGTGATGTTCTTGAGCTTGGTGAGGATGAACTTCACAGTGCAATATTGGATGATTCGGAGAATGCAGAGGGGCAGTACGATCTTTGCATGGTGGACGGATCATGGATGGCAGAAATGACAGGAAGAGATGTTCTTCTCAATCTCTCAGAAGAGGGATATGAGCTGGACGATGACATAATCAAAGCTACCAAGGCCATATGCTATAAAGATGGGAATGTTTATCTTGCTCCTTATTACGGGAATGTGACAGTGCTGCTTTTTAATAAAAAGGTGATTGATCAGGCAGGCTTTAGTCCGGAACAGATTACATCACTTGAGGATATCAAAAAGATCTGCACAGCTGCTAAAAATAAGGGAAATCTTGGATTTATGTACAGAGGGGATTCTCCGAACAACTATGTTGTTGATTTTCTTCCCATTCTCCGCTCCTATGGCGGATGGGTTGTGGATGAAAATAATAATCCGACGATCAATACTAAGGAATTTAAGAATGCCCTGATTTTTTACATGGATCTGATTGATACAGGAAAAGCCGAAAGCAGGGATTCCCTCATAATGGCTATAGCCAATGGTGCAGCAGCCATGGCGGTAGGATGGCCCGGGTGGTATACACCGACAGCCAGATCATCATCTGACTACATTGCCATAACTGGAAAAGTTACAAATGACAGCGAGGAATACAACGCAAATGTGTATGGTATATGGACGGTAGGTATTCCTAAGAACAGTACAAAGAAAGATCTGGCTATTTTACTCCTTAAATATCTGATGGATCCCGAGGTTCAAAAGGGCACTATCGAATACGGCGGAGTGCCCTGCAGATATTCAAGTCTTACTGATGAAGAGGTTATTAAGGAAAATCCACCTTTCAAGGCGGTTTTCAAGGCACTTGAGAATGGCGTGTACAGACCGGTAATGGAAGAGTGGCCGGATTTTTATACTATTCTGGGTAATAAGATGGAGCTCATCATAAACGGAGAAAAAGGAATTGATGAGGGGCTAAATGAGGCCCAGGCAGAATTGGAAGAAATGCTGAACAGAAAGGAATAA
- a CDS encoding class I SAM-dependent methyltransferase, whose protein sequence is MNNEEIIETNRNYWNEHADLWFGTTALPEYGVRFPTEDDLHLFGDVAGKKLLEVCCGSGHSLLYNARIGAAELWGIDLSQKQLDNASRLLKENGYSAHLQCARMEDELDVPKLYFDYVYSIYGIGWTTDLQGTFDKIASYLKKDGIFIFSWHHTLNYCIAWSCDERKEVFVDDKLVMSKSYFDESYFEMPVHDSEIILCNRKISTYINALAKAGFVIEQFVEESDEASLNATGEVDSKNMICCLVVSPKFRKKGIFT, encoded by the coding sequence ATGAATAACGAAGAAATAATTGAAACAAACAGGAATTATTGGAATGAGCATGCCGACCTTTGGTTTGGAACGACTGCTCTTCCTGAATACGGCGTTCGGTTTCCGACAGAAGATGATTTACATTTATTTGGGGATGTCGCTGGAAAGAAGTTGCTGGAAGTATGTTGCGGGAGTGGGCATTCTTTACTTTACAACGCACGAATAGGGGCAGCAGAATTGTGGGGGATTGATCTTTCGCAGAAGCAGCTGGACAATGCCTCTAGACTACTTAAAGAAAACGGATACTCAGCTCACTTACAGTGCGCCAGGATGGAAGATGAATTAGATGTTCCCAAGTTGTATTTTGACTATGTCTATTCTATCTATGGGATTGGCTGGACGACAGATCTACAGGGAACATTTGATAAGATTGCTTCATACTTGAAGAAGGACGGGATATTCATCTTTAGTTGGCATCATACACTAAATTACTGTATTGCATGGTCTTGCGACGAGAGAAAAGAAGTCTTTGTTGACGATAAGCTAGTGATGTCGAAAAGTTATTTTGACGAGTCATATTTTGAGATGCCGGTCCATGATAGTGAAATCATTCTATGTAATCGAAAGATATCCACATACATAAATGCACTGGCAAAGGCTGGATTTGTTATAGAGCAATTTGTGGAAGAGAGTGATGAGGCTTCTCTAAATGCGACAGGTGAGGTTGATTCAAAAAACATGATCTGCTGTCTGGTGGTTAGTCCGAAGTTCCGCAAAAAAGGAATATTTACATAG
- the ybaK gene encoding Cys-tRNA(Pro) deacylase — protein sequence MAKEDKTNVMRVLDGKKISYKSYMYEPDASMSGEEIAEILNEDAERVFKTLVTQGKTKQYYVFVIPVKSELDLKKAAKAVSEKSIAMIPQKELLPLTGYVHGGCSPIGMKKAFPTIIHESAKNYEEIFFSAGKVGYQVEVPVKDIEKVIRYSMADITVD from the coding sequence ATGGCAAAAGAAGATAAGACAAATGTAATGAGAGTTCTTGACGGAAAGAAGATTTCGTATAAGAGCTATATGTATGAACCGGACGCTTCAATGAGCGGTGAAGAAATAGCAGAGATTTTGAATGAGGATGCGGAGAGAGTATTTAAGACACTGGTAACACAGGGAAAAACCAAACAGTATTATGTGTTTGTAATTCCGGTAAAATCTGAACTTGATTTAAAAAAGGCTGCTAAAGCCGTATCAGAAAAATCCATAGCGATGATTCCCCAAAAGGAGCTTTTGCCTCTCACAGGCTACGTACATGGCGGATGTTCTCCTATAGGTATGAAAAAAGCATTTCCTACGATAATCCATGAAAGTGCAAAAAACTATGAGGAGATATTCTTTTCGGCAGGAAAAGTCGGATACCAGGTAGAAGTTCCTGTTAAAGATATCGAAAAGGTAATCAGATATTCCATGGCTGATATAACTGTAGATTAA
- a CDS encoding flavin reductase family protein, with product MEKEVWQPGNMLYPIPAVMVSCGREGEKPNIITVAWAGNVCSSPAMLSISVRKDRYSHSIIKETGEFVVNLTSSELARATDWCGVRSGRDYDKFKEMKLTPQASQKISAPGIAESPVNIECKVKQILELGSHDMFVAEVLCVTVDKEYLDEKGRFDLNAADLIAYSHGEYFKLGKKVGKFGYSVAKKKGKHPSEKKNKADKINKKEKDDKSGKKSGKVSGPKRRK from the coding sequence ATGGAAAAAGAAGTATGGCAACCAGGAAATATGCTATATCCTATACCGGCAGTAATGGTCAGCTGTGGCAGAGAAGGTGAAAAGCCTAACATTATCACAGTAGCATGGGCCGGTAATGTATGCAGCTCACCTGCAATGCTTTCCATATCTGTCAGAAAAGACAGATATTCACACAGCATAATTAAAGAAACGGGAGAATTTGTCGTTAATCTCACGAGCAGCGAACTTGCAAGAGCAACCGACTGGTGCGGAGTACGTTCCGGCAGGGATTATGACAAATTTAAAGAAATGAAGCTTACACCACAGGCATCGCAGAAGATAAGTGCTCCCGGAATTGCTGAGAGCCCTGTTAATATTGAATGCAAGGTAAAGCAGATACTTGAGCTGGGCAGCCATGACATGTTTGTGGCAGAGGTTCTTTGTGTCACGGTTGATAAAGAGTATCTTGACGAAAAGGGAAGGTTTGATTTAAACGCTGCTGATCTTATAGCGTATTCCCACGGTGAATATTTTAAGCTCGGAAAAAAAGTCGGAAAATTCGGCTACAGTGTCGCAAAGAAAAAGGGAAAGCATCCTTCCGAAAAAAAGAATAAAGCGGATAAGATAAATAAAAAAGAAAAGGATGATAAATCAGGAAAGAAGAGTGGTAAGGTTTCCGGTCCAAAGAGGAGGAAGTAG